The following are encoded in a window of Ranitomeya variabilis isolate aRanVar5 chromosome 8, aRanVar5.hap1, whole genome shotgun sequence genomic DNA:
- the LOC143788409 gene encoding lamina-associated polypeptide 2, isoforms alpha/zeta-like: MSNMRTMIREEVQASVSGLMTPQPSQPDKKRMRDSDSSSEGALSDSELENEEFKDPPGRGKKYLFSSADTDELLGAVRHTMQIEEPPASCSIQDEMFGGLRAQTSKVFPVNAHIRGMILEEWEEAEKRLIIPKDFKLRLPFDPAEVKDWEDVPKIDVPLARVSKRTAIPFEDSSNLKEAMDRKADSLLKRAWESSAAVMRANIAATSVARSMHLWVDDLADQLSSKTPRETILKSLPLLKMGTDFLADASAETVRFTARNQSLSNAARRAIWLKNWSGDVHSKNKLCAIPFSGGRVFGPVLDDILEKASDDKKGFPEDKRKKFQPFRRPRYNQKSDYRGKGKQGRWSYPKGGESRTKNKESTFSGSTPSYHRK, translated from the exons atgtctaacatgcgGACTATGATCAGGGAGGAGGTACAGGCATCAGTCTCGGGCTTAATGACCCCTCAACCCTCACAGCCAGATAAGAAGAGAATGAGGGATTCGGACTCTTCATCTGAAGGGGCCTTGTCCGATTCAGAGCTGGAGAACGAGGAGTTTAAAGACCCTCCCGGCAG GGggaaaaaatacttattttcctctgcgGACACCGACGAGCTCCTGGGCGCAGTAAGGCACACCATGCAAATTGAAGAGCCGCCAGCCTCTTGTTCAATccaagatgaaatgtttggcggattacgagcccagacctcaaaagtcttccccgtcaacgcTCATATTCGTGGAATGATTCTGGAGGAATGGGAGGAGGCGGAAAAACGCCTAATCATTCCTAAAGACTTTAAGCTACGCCTCCCTTTTGATCCAGCGGAGGTCAAAGACTGGGAGGATGTCCCTAAAATAGACGTTCCCTTAGCCAGAGTCTCCAAAAGAACTGCAATACCCTTTGAGGACTCATCTAATTTAAAGGAGGCTATGGATAGGAAGGCAGACAGTCTCCTAAAACGAGCCTGGGAGAGCTCAGCAGCTGTAATGCGTGCGAACATAGCAGCAACTTCAGTAGCACGGTCTATGCACCTATGGGTGGACGACCTAGCGGACCAGCTTTCCTCTAAAACCCCTAGAGAAACAATATTAAAATCCCTTCCCCTCCTTAAAATGGGTACAGATTTCTTAGCAGATGCGTCGGCGGAAACAGTAAGGTTTACGGCTAGGAATCAATCCCTATCaaacgcggccagaagagccatctggctcAAGAACTGGTCCGGGGACGTTcattccaaaaataagctctgcgcCATACCATTTTCAGGGGGAAGAGTATTCGGTCCGGTactagatgacatcttagagaaagcgtcagatgataaaaaggggttcccagaggacaaacgTAAAaaatttcagccctttcggagaccaCGTTATAATCAAAAAAGTGATTATAGGGGGAAAGGGAAACAAGGCAGGTGGAGTTACCCAAAGGGCGGAGAATCCAGAACCAAGAATAAGGAATCCACCTTTTCAGGTTCAACACCGagctaccatagaaaatga